The following proteins come from a genomic window of Sorghum bicolor cultivar BTx623 chromosome 3, Sorghum_bicolor_NCBIv3, whole genome shotgun sequence:
- the LOC8078105 gene encoding uncharacterized protein LOC8078105, producing MGSSSFDDYSSPAREIMCMEISSSGRGRRGGSRTADGGKTTATKQKQPQRGLGVAQLEKIRLHNQMLAAYRSAAAQQLHDDAAATSTTAMMHHQLVPPTAAAAAGSSFHPYHHLTNHRCFEETTADHHSRGVVHYYDGLLPYSSTTPTSPPPAATPSLYAHDVRDSSGHRLGQPPPQQQHYWMMSSRSDGASAEELDLELRL from the exons ATGGGCAGCAGCAGCTTCGACGACTATTCGTCGCCAGCGAGGGAGATCATGTGCatggagatcagcagcagcgGCCGGGGGAGGCGCGGAGGCAGCAGGACGGCGGACGGCGGCAAGACCACCGCCACCAAGCAGAAGCAGCCGCAGCGCGGGCTGGGCGTCGCGCAGCTCGAGAAGATCCGCCTCCACAACCAGATGCTGGCCGCCTACCGCTCCGCCGCCGCCCAGCAGCTGCACGacgacgccgccgccaccagcACGACGGCGATGATGCATCATCAGCTGGTGCCGCctacagccgccgccgccgccggctcctCGTTCCATCCGTACCATCATCTCACG AACCACCGCTGTTTCGAGGAGACGACGGCGGACCACCACAGCCGGGGCGTCGTGCACTACTACGACGGCCTCCTGCCGTACAGCAGCACTACACCGACTagcccgccgccggcggcgacgcCGTCGCTGTACGCGCACGACGTCAGGGACTCGTCGGGACACAGGCTGGGGCAGCCGCCGCCACAACAACAACACTACTGGATGATGAGCAGCAGGAGCGATGGGGCCAGCGCCGAGGAGCTCGACTTGGAGCTCAGGTTGTAG